The following coding sequences are from one Lipingzhangella halophila window:
- a CDS encoding RecQ family ATP-dependent DNA helicase yields the protein MTPGTASSPADVELRADAERHLRALAGESARLRDDQWTAIHALVAERRRALVVQRTGWGKSAVYFVATALRRSQGAGPTVIISPLLALMRNQIAAAERAGIRARTINSANTADWEQTYAGVAAGEVDVLLVSPERLNNPDFRDRVLPELAAGAGLVVVDEAHCVSDWGHDFRPDYRRIRTLLRDLPRGIPVLATTATANERVTRDVAEQLEIGDDSEALVLRGALDRDSLRLSVADLPDSTARWAWLAQHLDQLPGSGIIYTLTVAAATGTAAFLAERGYAVRSYSGQSDPEERQRAEDDLLANRVKAVVATSALGMGFDKPDLGFVVHLGAPQSPISYYQQVGRAGRGVDRAEVILLPGREDRDIWAYFTSMAFPAEETVRRTLEVLSEAGGPVSLPRLETQVDLGRSRLEQMLKVLDVDGAARRVRGGWTVTGEPWTYDSERYAEVTAAREREQQAMLDYISTDGCRMEFLRRQLDDPEAAPCGRCDRCTGRAWSTEVAAEQREVAAAHLSRPGIAVAPRKQWPTGMAALGVELSGNIPEHARAEEGRALGRLTDIGWGTALRRILAADAPDEPVSDQLFQGVVDVLAAWHWRERPAGVVAMPSLTRPRMITDLASRLARVGRLAPVGTLGYATPEGPGERRHNSAQRLASVRRALTVPDTVASALTEAGGPVLLVDDHTDTGWTLTVAARLLREAGAPAVLPLTLASRG from the coding sequence GTGACACCCGGGACGGCGTCCTCCCCGGCCGATGTGGAGCTGCGCGCGGATGCCGAGCGGCACCTGCGGGCCCTGGCGGGCGAGTCCGCGCGGCTCCGCGACGACCAGTGGACGGCGATCCACGCCCTGGTGGCCGAGCGGCGGCGGGCGCTGGTGGTGCAGCGCACCGGGTGGGGGAAGTCGGCGGTCTACTTCGTGGCGACCGCACTGCGCCGCTCCCAGGGTGCCGGGCCCACCGTCATCATCTCGCCGCTGCTGGCGCTCATGCGCAACCAGATCGCCGCCGCCGAGCGCGCCGGCATCAGGGCGCGCACCATCAACAGTGCCAACACCGCCGACTGGGAGCAGACCTACGCCGGTGTCGCCGCCGGGGAGGTCGATGTCCTGCTCGTCAGCCCGGAGCGGCTGAACAACCCCGACTTCCGCGACCGCGTCCTGCCCGAGCTGGCGGCGGGCGCCGGGCTGGTGGTGGTCGACGAGGCCCACTGCGTCTCCGACTGGGGGCACGACTTCCGGCCCGACTACCGACGCATCCGCACACTCCTGCGCGACCTCCCGCGGGGTATCCCGGTGCTGGCCACCACCGCCACCGCGAACGAGCGCGTCACCCGCGACGTCGCGGAGCAGCTGGAGATCGGCGACGACTCCGAGGCGCTGGTGCTGCGCGGTGCGCTCGACCGCGACAGTCTCCGGTTGTCCGTTGCCGACCTGCCCGACAGCACCGCGCGGTGGGCGTGGCTGGCGCAGCACCTCGACCAGCTCCCCGGCTCCGGCATCATCTACACGCTCACCGTCGCCGCCGCCACCGGGACCGCGGCGTTCCTGGCCGAACGCGGCTACGCCGTCCGTTCCTACAGCGGGCAGAGCGACCCCGAGGAGCGGCAGCGTGCCGAGGACGACCTGCTGGCCAACCGGGTCAAGGCCGTGGTCGCCACGAGCGCGCTCGGCATGGGCTTCGACAAACCCGACCTCGGGTTCGTGGTGCACTTGGGCGCGCCCCAGTCGCCGATCTCCTACTACCAGCAGGTTGGCCGCGCCGGGCGCGGGGTAGACCGGGCCGAGGTGATCCTGCTTCCCGGGCGCGAGGACCGCGACATCTGGGCGTACTTCACCAGTATGGCGTTCCCGGCCGAGGAGACCGTGCGCCGCACCCTGGAGGTCCTCTCCGAGGCCGGGGGGCCGGTGTCGCTCCCGCGCCTGGAGACCCAGGTCGACCTCGGGCGTTCCCGCCTGGAGCAGATGCTCAAGGTGCTCGACGTCGACGGCGCGGCGCGCCGGGTGCGCGGCGGCTGGACCGTCACCGGCGAGCCGTGGACCTACGACTCCGAGCGCTACGCCGAGGTCACCGCCGCGCGCGAGCGCGAGCAGCAGGCCATGCTCGACTACATCAGTACCGACGGGTGCCGCATGGAGTTCCTGCGCCGCCAGTTGGACGACCCCGAGGCCGCCCCGTGCGGCCGCTGCGACCGTTGCACCGGGCGGGCCTGGAGCACCGAGGTCGCCGCCGAGCAGCGCGAGGTGGCCGCCGCGCACCTCAGCCGGCCGGGTATCGCGGTGGCCCCGCGCAAGCAGTGGCCCACCGGAATGGCGGCACTGGGCGTCGAGCTCTCCGGGAACATCCCCGAGCACGCGCGCGCCGAAGAGGGGCGCGCCCTGGGGCGGCTGACCGACATCGGGTGGGGCACCGCACTGCGCCGGATCCTGGCCGCGGACGCGCCCGACGAACCGGTGAGCGACCAGCTTTTCCAGGGCGTGGTCGACGTCCTCGCGGCGTGGCACTGGCGGGAGCGCCCGGCCGGCGTGGTGGCCATGCCGTCGCTGACCCGGCCACGCATGATCACCGACCTGGCGTCCCGGCTCGCGCGGGTGGGAAGGCTCGCCCCGGTCGGCACGCTCGGCTACGCCACGCCGGAGGGTCCGGGGGAGCGGCGGCACAACAGCGCGCAGCGGCTGGCATCGGTGCGGCGCGCGCTGACCGTTCCCGACACGGTGGCGAGCGCGCTCACGGAGGCCGGCGGACCGGTGCTGCTGGTCGACGACCACACCGACACCGGCTGGACCCTCACGGTCGCCGCCCGCCTCCTCCGCGAGGCCGGCGCCCCGGCGGTGCTGCCGCTCACCCTCGCCAGCAGGGGGTGA
- a CDS encoding NAD-dependent epimerase/dehydratase family protein, with translation MHVFLTGATGYIGGSIAVRLREEGHLVTGLTRSPRTTDALARLGVTPVVGSLDDSDILTRNAREADAVINAADSDHSGAVATFIEALAGSGKPLLHTSGSSVVGDDAQGEGSHRIYTEEDILGPGPWRPAPDKAARVAIDRRVLAAAEREIRPVVVCNSMIYGHGRGLARDSVQIPRLLRQAEASGVVRHVGPGNNVWSNVHIDDVTDLYLRALAGAPAGSFYFAENGEASFAEIAEAMAGTLDAGPAQPWDIDSAIAEWGYEPAVYALASNSRVRGSRARAELGWQPQHASVTAWIRRELTARS, from the coding sequence ATGCACGTGTTCCTGACCGGGGCGACCGGTTACATTGGCGGATCCATCGCGGTTCGCCTTCGCGAGGAAGGCCACCTGGTGACCGGCCTCACCCGGTCGCCCCGCACCACTGACGCGCTCGCTCGGCTCGGCGTCACCCCAGTCGTCGGCTCGCTCGATGACTCCGACATCCTCACCCGGAACGCGCGTGAGGCCGACGCTGTGATCAACGCCGCCGACAGCGACCACAGTGGCGCCGTCGCCACCTTCATCGAGGCGCTCGCCGGCTCGGGAAAGCCGCTCCTGCATACCAGCGGCTCCAGCGTCGTCGGCGACGACGCCCAAGGAGAGGGCTCGCACCGGATCTACACCGAGGAGGACATCCTGGGTCCCGGGCCCTGGCGGCCCGCCCCGGACAAGGCGGCCCGGGTGGCCATCGACCGGCGGGTCCTCGCGGCGGCCGAGCGGGAGATCCGACCAGTTGTGGTGTGCAACTCGATGATCTACGGACACGGCCGTGGCCTCGCCCGCGACAGTGTGCAGATCCCCCGCCTGCTGCGCCAGGCCGAAGCCAGCGGCGTCGTCCGGCACGTCGGACCCGGTAACAACGTCTGGTCCAACGTCCACATTGACGATGTCACCGACCTCTACCTGCGCGCCCTTGCCGGCGCCCCCGCGGGTTCGTTCTACTTCGCCGAGAACGGCGAGGCATCGTTCGCCGAGATCGCCGAGGCGATGGCCGGCACCCTCGACGCGGGGCCCGCCCAGCCCTGGGACATCGACTCCGCTATCGCCGAATGGGGGTACGAGCCAGCCGTCTACGCGCTCGCCTCCAACAGCCGAGTACGGGGCAGTCGGGCCCGGGCCGAGCTGGGGTGGCAGCCCCAGCACGCCTCCGTGACCGCCTGGATCCGCCGGGAACTGACCGCGCGGTCCTGA
- a CDS encoding MarR family winged helix-turn-helix transcriptional regulator has translation MPETREDRPRVALPTPLEQRWQALRRLQGRVDEAAERAMQSRHAVSVAEYLALAALAYSDDGGHLRQQVLADAIPLNHSSVSRLVARLERAGLSERYLCESDRRGVYTQITAKGRHLVDAARQTYLDALREVLDDARDDDDLAPHIDYLAPASVPDDEAGLSGARPPK, from the coding sequence ATGCCGGAAACGCGCGAGGACCGGCCGCGGGTCGCGCTGCCCACTCCGCTGGAACAGCGGTGGCAGGCGCTGCGCCGTCTGCAGGGCAGGGTCGACGAAGCCGCCGAGCGGGCGATGCAGAGCAGACATGCCGTCTCCGTGGCGGAGTACCTCGCACTGGCGGCACTGGCCTACTCCGACGACGGCGGTCACCTGCGCCAGCAGGTACTCGCCGACGCCATCCCGCTCAACCACAGCTCCGTCAGCCGGCTGGTGGCACGCCTGGAGCGAGCCGGGCTGAGCGAGCGCTACCTGTGCGAGTCCGACAGGCGCGGTGTGTACACGCAGATCACCGCGAAGGGGCGGCACCTGGTGGACGCCGCTCGCCAGACCTATCTCGATGCGCTGCGCGAGGTCCTCGATGACGCCCGCGACGACGACGATCTCGCCCCGCATATCGACTACCTGGCGCCCGCGTCCGTACCGGATGATGAGGCGGGACTGAGCGGAGCGCGGCCGCCGAAGTGA
- a CDS encoding PQQ-binding-like beta-propeller repeat protein, with translation MTGDEPVDTGAGRSPRRLGGVANLVASIGYGMVVVGGLGMLVGDLPRSVAGPESVHPWLIAAFFVSVVGLAAAAAIPDVRPWVYRVLAVCAAASGAGLVHELWDVPVWGVERLRGERGDYWTYGVGEFWFLAAVAAALVGAVLFGALRGGAEPVWRGRRTLLGAGAGGVVVVVAMAAVYPVGRDASERFVEHTTADGAGDAPPVPGSVEEVAWSWEPDDGLMVMGVDPGGPGAIVDLLDGVLALDTETGEEVWRYRHPGARVQTGVTSDGGTVVLSYPLPGQAHGNSYSDEDDGDLVAEYLLLDAATGAIAEERTITAVPEDGDRDERGHSVRVDPGTGDDADASGDPLARVRGPVRLPPYELRPPMKDLAPDHAVSLGSSGSFGDTGNVGEDLDVRVHELMSLEQAWRYSAEGEDADCASQRSPNRDTRAVVGGLVLVSIHCERPAPGPGEISVDLAVVALDLETGAERWRHTWEPEGEVTKSAMLRVSGPVHSDLPEPRLSGGLAESGPPRVAVSRTDEWHDGMVVLDVETGDVVAEDSLDEIEEPGEPDEPDPAEPVGLDGDSYYLRERTSDTGGRGFLHRMDLDGADTPEASVELTTGAEDCAVLAEEFACVRGTRFGSDEDNPDIGIETAGFGGGGRRVDLEPAVESELRLASEQLGAIRLEPAPGALLVVTDGYFGSGHPADLARFAEESEKVGLKNAPTPGQPSGDDLPRPPIIALR, from the coding sequence ATGACCGGAGACGAACCGGTGGATACCGGAGCCGGGCGGTCGCCCCGGCGGCTCGGCGGGGTAGCGAACCTGGTCGCCTCGATCGGATACGGGATGGTCGTCGTCGGCGGCCTCGGCATGCTCGTGGGCGACCTCCCACGCTCCGTTGCCGGCCCCGAAAGTGTGCACCCGTGGCTGATCGCGGCCTTCTTCGTCTCGGTGGTCGGACTGGCCGCCGCCGCGGCGATCCCCGATGTCCGCCCCTGGGTATACCGGGTTCTCGCGGTCTGCGCCGCGGCGTCCGGGGCCGGCTTGGTCCACGAGCTCTGGGACGTGCCGGTGTGGGGCGTGGAGCGGCTGCGGGGCGAGCGAGGGGACTACTGGACGTACGGAGTGGGTGAGTTCTGGTTCCTCGCCGCCGTGGCCGCGGCGCTGGTCGGGGCCGTGCTCTTCGGTGCGCTGCGGGGTGGCGCCGAACCGGTGTGGCGCGGGCGGCGCACCCTGCTCGGAGCCGGGGCGGGTGGGGTGGTGGTCGTGGTGGCGATGGCGGCCGTGTACCCCGTTGGCCGCGATGCCTCGGAGCGGTTCGTGGAGCACACGACCGCTGACGGCGCGGGTGATGCACCGCCTGTTCCGGGGTCGGTGGAGGAGGTCGCCTGGTCCTGGGAACCCGACGACGGCCTGATGGTCATGGGGGTCGACCCGGGTGGGCCGGGCGCGATCGTGGACCTGCTCGACGGTGTGCTGGCCCTGGACACCGAGACGGGAGAGGAGGTGTGGCGGTACCGGCACCCGGGTGCCCGCGTCCAGACAGGCGTCACCTCCGACGGCGGAACGGTCGTGCTGTCCTACCCGCTGCCCGGGCAGGCGCACGGAAACAGTTACTCGGACGAGGACGATGGCGATCTCGTGGCCGAGTACCTCCTCCTCGACGCCGCCACCGGGGCCATAGCCGAGGAGCGGACCATCACGGCGGTGCCAGAAGACGGGGACCGGGATGAGCGCGGGCACTCCGTTCGGGTGGACCCGGGTACCGGGGACGATGCCGACGCGAGCGGCGATCCGCTGGCGCGGGTGCGGGGACCGGTCAGGCTCCCACCTTACGAGTTGCGTCCGCCAATGAAGGATCTGGCGCCGGACCATGCGGTCTCCCTGGGCAGTTCTGGCTCGTTCGGCGACACCGGCAACGTCGGCGAGGATCTCGACGTCAGGGTGCACGAGCTCATGAGCTTGGAGCAGGCGTGGCGGTACTCCGCTGAGGGCGAGGACGCGGACTGTGCCAGCCAGCGCTCCCCCAACAGGGACACCAGGGCCGTTGTCGGTGGCCTGGTGCTGGTGTCCATCCACTGCGAGCGGCCCGCCCCGGGACCCGGGGAGATCTCCGTTGACCTGGCCGTCGTCGCCCTGGACCTCGAAACCGGTGCGGAGCGGTGGCGACACACGTGGGAGCCAGAGGGCGAGGTGACCAAGAGCGCCATGCTGCGGGTCTCTGGCCCCGTACATTCCGACCTCCCGGAGCCCCGCCTCTCTGGCGGGTTGGCGGAGTCCGGCCCCCCGCGCGTCGCCGTCAGCCGCACCGACGAGTGGCACGACGGCATGGTTGTGCTCGACGTGGAGACGGGCGACGTCGTCGCCGAGGACTCGCTTGATGAGATCGAAGAACCCGGGGAGCCAGACGAGCCCGATCCGGCCGAGCCGGTCGGCCTGGACGGTGACTCCTACTACCTGCGGGAGCGGACCTCGGATACGGGGGGCAGGGGGTTCCTGCACCGGATGGACCTCGACGGCGCCGACACCCCCGAGGCGTCGGTGGAGCTCACCACGGGGGCCGAGGACTGCGCTGTGCTCGCGGAGGAGTTCGCCTGCGTGCGGGGCACCCGGTTCGGATCGGACGAGGATAATCCCGACATAGGAATTGAGACGGCCGGGTTCGGCGGCGGTGGCCGGCGCGTCGACCTCGAACCGGCCGTGGAGTCGGAACTGAGGTTGGCATCCGAGCAGTTGGGCGCCATTCGCCTCGAACCGGCCCCCGGAGCGCTTCTCGTCGTGACCGACGGGTACTTCGGATCCGGTCATCCGGCGGACCTGGCGCGCTTCGCGGAAGAGAGCGAGAAGGTCGGACTCAAGAACGCGCCCACGCCCGGCCAGCCGTCGGGAGACGACCTGCCTCGGCCGCCGATCATCGCGTTGCGGTGA
- the mnhG gene encoding monovalent cation/H(+) antiporter subunit G: MTATDWITAVLLPAGALFTLIGTIGLVRLPTPLGRLHAAAKPDTVGLLLILSGAAFQLPDISAAAPLLLVALFQFTTIPVLAQTLGRVTYSRGESSAERMVVDELADAVRHAERDSDAGPGEGGRPNTPGEPEAADGERPPGT, from the coding sequence ATGACCGCGACTGACTGGATCACTGCTGTCCTGCTGCCGGCGGGTGCCCTGTTCACGCTGATCGGCACGATCGGTCTGGTACGCCTGCCCACACCACTCGGCCGGCTGCACGCCGCCGCCAAACCGGACACCGTGGGCCTGCTGCTGATCCTGTCGGGGGCGGCGTTCCAGCTCCCCGACATCTCCGCGGCGGCCCCGCTCCTGCTGGTGGCGCTGTTCCAGTTCACCACGATCCCGGTGCTCGCCCAGACACTCGGCCGGGTGACCTACAGCCGCGGCGAGAGCAGCGCGGAACGGATGGTCGTCGACGAGCTGGCCGACGCGGTACGGCACGCCGAGCGGGACAGCGACGCTGGGCCTGGGGAAGGGGGGCGGCCAAACACCCCCGGAGAACCGGAGGCGGCAGATGGGGAGCGCCCGCCTGGCACGTGA